Proteins encoded by one window of Pseudomonas tructae:
- a CDS encoding DMT family transporter, whose product MHISSGRWLYGLCLSLLTALLWGILPIKLKQVLQVMDPITVTWFRLLVSGGLLLAWLAASKRLPSFKPLGRKGWGLVLLATCGLVGNYVLYLVGLKLLSPGTAQLVVQMGPVLLLVASVFLFKERFSLGQGMGLVILLIGFGLFFNQRLEELLTSLSIYTTGVLTILLATTIWVFYALSQKQLLTVWNSMQVMMVIYLCCAVLLTPWVHPLQALALSPLQGWLLLACCLNTLVAYGAFAEALAHWEASRVSATLAVTPLITFVAVALAAWFWPDYVHAEQINTLGYIGALVVVLGSALTALGPSIVAGWRARRVRLAR is encoded by the coding sequence ATGCATATTTCTTCCGGACGCTGGCTTTACGGCCTGTGCTTGTCACTGCTGACTGCCTTGCTCTGGGGCATCCTGCCGATCAAACTCAAGCAGGTGCTGCAGGTGATGGACCCGATCACCGTGACCTGGTTTCGCCTGCTGGTGTCCGGTGGCTTGCTGCTGGCCTGGTTGGCGGCGAGCAAGCGTCTGCCTTCGTTCAAACCACTCGGGCGCAAGGGTTGGGGCCTGGTGCTGCTGGCCACCTGCGGCCTGGTCGGCAACTATGTGCTGTACCTGGTCGGGCTCAAGTTGCTCAGCCCCGGTACGGCGCAACTGGTGGTGCAGATGGGGCCGGTGTTGTTGCTGGTGGCCAGTGTGTTCCTGTTCAAGGAGCGCTTCAGCCTGGGGCAGGGCATGGGCCTGGTGATATTGCTGATCGGCTTCGGCCTGTTCTTCAATCAACGTCTTGAGGAGTTGCTGACTTCTTTGAGCATCTACACCACGGGCGTGCTGACCATCCTGCTGGCCACCACCATCTGGGTGTTCTATGCCCTGAGCCAGAAGCAGCTGCTGACGGTGTGGAATTCGATGCAGGTGATGATGGTCATCTATCTGTGCTGCGCGGTGCTGCTGACGCCCTGGGTGCATCCGCTCCAGGCGCTGGCACTGAGCCCATTACAAGGCTGGCTGCTGCTGGCGTGCTGCCTGAACACCCTGGTGGCCTACGGTGCCTTTGCCGAGGCACTGGCGCACTGGGAAGCGTCCCGGGTCAGCGCGACTCTGGCGGTGACGCCGCTGATCACCTTCGTCGCTGTGGCCCTGGCGGCCTGGTTCTGGCCGGACTATGTGCACGCCGAGCAGATCAACACCTTGGGCTATATCGGAGCCCTGGTGGTGGTGCTGGGGTCGGCGCTGACCGC
- the pap gene encoding polyphosphate:AMP phosphotransferase → MFESAEIGHAIDKDTYDAEVPALREALLEAQFELKQQARFPVIVLINGIEGAGKGETVKLLNEWMDPRLIEVRTFDQQTDEELARPPAWRYWRALPAKGRMGVFFGNWYSQMLQGRVHGQFKDAVLDQAIRGAERLEEMLCDEGALIFKFWFHLSKKQMKARLKALKDDPLHSWRISPLDWQQSETYDRFVRFGERVLRQTSRDYAPWHVIEGVDPHYRSLAVGKILLEGLQAALKANHAPIHQANIAPLGESIDQRSLLGSLDLSLRLDKDDYQEQLITEQARLAGLLRDKRMRRHALIAVFEGNDAAGKGGAIRRVAAALDPRQYRIVPIAAPTEEERAQPYLWRFWRHIPARGKFTVFDRSWYGRVLVERVEGFCSRADWMRAYGEINDFEEQLSNAGVVVVKFWLSIDEQTQLERFQEREQIPFKRFKITEEDWRNREKWGQYAEAVGDMVDRTSTEIAPWTLVEANDKRWARVKVLRTVNEALETAFKKHKK, encoded by the coding sequence ATGTTCGAATCCGCTGAAATTGGTCACGCCATCGACAAAGACACCTATGACGCCGAGGTCCCGGCGCTGCGTGAAGCGCTGCTCGAAGCCCAGTTCGAGCTCAAGCAGCAGGCGCGATTCCCGGTGATTGTGCTGATCAACGGCATTGAAGGCGCCGGCAAGGGCGAGACGGTCAAGCTGCTCAATGAATGGATGGACCCGCGCCTGATCGAGGTGCGCACCTTCGACCAGCAGACTGACGAAGAGCTCGCCCGTCCACCGGCCTGGCGTTACTGGCGGGCGTTGCCGGCCAAGGGGCGGATGGGCGTGTTTTTCGGCAACTGGTACAGCCAGATGCTCCAGGGGCGGGTGCATGGCCAGTTCAAGGACGCCGTGCTCGACCAGGCCATCCGTGGTGCCGAACGCCTGGAGGAGATGCTCTGCGATGAAGGCGCGCTGATTTTCAAGTTCTGGTTTCACCTGTCCAAGAAGCAGATGAAGGCCCGCCTCAAGGCGCTCAAGGATGACCCGTTGCACAGCTGGCGGATCAGCCCGCTGGACTGGCAGCAGTCCGAGACCTACGACCGCTTTGTGCGTTTTGGTGAGCGCGTGCTGCGCCAGACCAGCCGTGACTACGCACCCTGGCATGTGATCGAAGGCGTCGATCCGCATTACCGCAGCCTGGCCGTGGGCAAGATTCTGCTCGAAGGCTTGCAGGCCGCCCTCAAGGCCAATCATGCGCCGATCCATCAGGCCAACATTGCCCCGCTGGGCGAAAGCATCGACCAGCGCAGCCTGCTCGGCAGCCTCGATCTGAGCTTGCGCCTGGACAAAGACGACTATCAGGAACAACTGATTACCGAACAGGCACGCCTGGCCGGTCTGCTGCGTGACAAGCGCATGCGTCGGCATGCGCTGATTGCGGTGTTCGAGGGCAACGACGCGGCAGGCAAGGGCGGTGCCATTCGCCGCGTGGCGGCGGCGCTCGACCCGCGTCAGTACCGCATCGTGCCGATAGCCGCACCTACTGAGGAGGAGCGCGCGCAGCCTTACCTGTGGCGCTTCTGGCGGCACATTCCGGCGCGCGGCAAGTTCACCGTGTTCGACCGCTCCTGGTATGGCCGGGTGCTGGTCGAGCGGGTCGAAGGCTTTTGCAGCCGCGCGGACTGGATGCGCGCCTACGGTGAGATCAACGATTTTGAAGAGCAATTGAGCAACGCCGGCGTCGTGGTGGTGAAGTTCTGGTTGTCGATCGACGAGCAGACCCAGCTCGAACGCTTCCAGGAGCGGGAACAGATCCCGTTCAAGCGCTTCAAGATCACCGAGGAGGATTGGCGCAACCGCGAAAAATGGGGGCAGTACGCCGAAGCGGTGGGCGACATGGTCGATCGCACCAGCACCGAAATCGCGCCCTGGACCCTGGTCGAGGCCAATGACAAGCGCTGGGCGCGGGTCAAGGTGTTGCGCACCGTTAATGAGGCCCTGGAGACGGCGTTCAAGAAGCACAAGAAATAG